The genomic DNA CATGTCGCGCGCTCCGGCGTGCACCTTCAACATATGGGCGTGGCCCTCTTTGTCATATGCGGCCGCGACCATTTTTTGCACCAGGGACGGCGCCAGGTTGCGGTTCACGTACCAGATGACGGGGATCCCCACCGTAGGGGTGTCCTCGGTGATGCCGCGATACGAGTTCGCCGGGAAGACGTAGCGAGCGAAATAGGGGTACTGCTTGAAAAAGTCGGTTTTGCTGACGGGCGTGTAGATGTCGATTGCCCGCACCGGCTTTTTCGTCGCCGCCTCGGTGGTCACGCGGTCGGGCTCGGGACCGGTCCAGAAGAAAGCGTCGGCTTTGCCGTCGGCCATCGCCTCACCGGCCTGCGCGCCGAGAAGCGGGATGCGGTTGATCTTTTCCCAGATTCCCACGGCGCGAAAGACGCGCTCCGCGCTGGCGAAGGTCCCCGATCCGGGAGTGCCGACGGCGACGCGCTTGCCGACGAGGTCTTCGACGGTGCGAATGCCGCTGTCGGC from Candidatus Zixiibacteriota bacterium includes the following:
- a CDS encoding TAXI family TRAP transporter solute-binding subunit, producing MKSTLHGGFVRVALGAVQALFLFFFADSAGAQKVERITFVGGPPAGVFGIFATGIGTHLSKTVPNLDVSVTATGGSVENIRRVNGGEADMGLSFSSDLHEAYFGQAQFKGKALTNPRAVGLVFFGVAHAITFADSGIRTVEDLVGKRVAVGTPGSGTFASAERVFRAVGIWEKINRIPLLGAQAGEAMADGKADAFFWTGPEPDRVTTEAATKKPVRAIDIYTPVSKTDFFKQYPYFARYVFPANSYRGITEDTPTVGIPVIWYVNRNLAPSLVQKMVAAAYDKEGHAHMLKVHAGARDMVPQKALQGVTVPLHKGAEDHWRAAGIQIPDSLRSR